One Bacteroidales bacterium genomic window carries:
- a CDS encoding molybdenum cofactor guanylyltransferase: protein MELTSTGNERITGIVLAGGKSSRMGTDKALLLYKGMPLVTHAVSLLSQVCSKVIISANKTEYAFTGCEVFPDEFSINASMAGIWTALLHSITEWNLVLSCDMPLIDPGFMRSMLDRKAGYDVVVPVHEDGSLEPLCALYNKRVIDGLNRCLSEGQYSMRDFIMQSTYTLIHTGSSRPMFLNVNTEQDFILLNKS, encoded by the coding sequence ATGGAATTGACAAGCACGGGAAATGAAAGGATAACCGGTATCGTTCTTGCCGGTGGCAAAAGCAGTCGCATGGGAACCGACAAAGCCCTGTTGCTATACAAGGGGATGCCTCTTGTAACTCATGCTGTTTCATTACTCAGTCAGGTATGTTCAAAAGTTATCATCAGTGCAAATAAGACCGAATATGCATTCACAGGTTGTGAAGTATTCCCCGATGAGTTTTCAATAAACGCATCAATGGCTGGGATCTGGACGGCCCTTTTACACTCTATAACAGAATGGAACCTTGTTTTATCGTGCGATATGCCGCTCATTGACCCGGGTTTCATGCGCAGTATGCTTGACAGGAAAGCCGGTTACGATGTAGTTGTTCCTGTACATGAAGACGGAAGCCTCGAGCCATTGTGCGCATTATATAATAAAAGAGTTATAGATGGATTAAACCGTTGTTTGTCGGAAGGACAATACAGCATGCGGGATTTCATTATGCAATCGACATACACGTTGATTCACACGGGAAGCAGCCGGCCGATGTTTTTGAATGTTAATACCGAACAGGATTTTATCTTGCTTAACAAATCCTGA
- a CDS encoding molybdenum cofactor synthesis domain-containing protein gives MEPIKVVSVNISKQKGTVKEPVEKIELNDKGIVSDAHAGSWHRQVSLLGLESIEKMNQAFGRPYHFGEFAENITTLGYPLFSMHPLDRLTSGDLELQVTQIGKKCHGDNCAIFRQTGDCVMPREGIFCRVIRGGTLRPGNELIYEPKTLVVKIVTLSDRAYSGEYADESGPAIHEMMRKYLESTGRPVSFELKIIPDEADVLKELLSGHITGKADFIITTGGTGIGPRDITPEVLKPMLVKEIPGIMELIRVKYGMQFPNALLSRSIAGVAGKSLIYALPGSPKAVREYMAEILPTMEHSLMMLYGIDKHGK, from the coding sequence ATGGAACCTATCAAAGTTGTTTCGGTAAACATTTCGAAACAGAAAGGAACGGTCAAAGAACCGGTTGAAAAGATTGAGCTTAATGATAAAGGCATAGTGAGCGATGCCCATGCCGGTTCTTGGCACAGGCAGGTCAGCCTGCTGGGGCTCGAAAGCATTGAAAAAATGAATCAGGCCTTCGGCAGACCTTATCATTTTGGTGAATTCGCAGAGAATATCACCACGTTGGGTTATCCGTTGTTTTCAATGCACCCCCTCGACAGGCTGACAAGCGGTGACCTCGAATTACAGGTAACCCAGATAGGGAAGAAATGTCATGGCGACAACTGTGCCATATTCAGGCAAACCGGGGATTGCGTGATGCCCCGTGAAGGCATATTCTGTCGTGTAATCCGTGGTGGTACCCTGAGGCCGGGTAATGAGCTGATTTACGAGCCCAAAACTCTTGTTGTTAAGATTGTCACTCTGAGTGACCGAGCATATTCCGGAGAATATGCCGATGAAAGCGGACCGGCAATTCATGAAATGATGCGGAAATATCTTGAATCAACCGGCAGGCCTGTATCTTTCGAACTTAAAATTATCCCGGATGAAGCGGATGTACTAAAAGAGCTTTTAAGCGGGCATATTACAGGCAAAGCTGATTTCATCATTACTACAGGTGGTACCGGCATTGGTCCACGCGATATCACACCTGAAGTGCTAAAGCCGATGCTCGTTAAGGAAATACCGGGTATCATGGAACTGATCCGAGTAAAATACGGCATGCAGTTTCCAAATGCCTTGCTGAGCCGCAGTATTGCCGGTGTGGCAGGGAAAAGCCTTATCTATGCCCTTCCGGGAAGTCCCAAGGCCGTACGTGAATACATGGCCGAAATATTGCCGACAATGGAGCACTCACTGATGATGCTTTATGGAATTGACAAGCACGGGAAATGA